The window ACTAATCACTTGTTGACATGGCGACAAACTTTTCTTATCTCCCTTGATCACCAATAAGCGGATTATTTTCCGACAAGATAATCAGAGCGTTAGCAAACTGGTCAAATAGGAATTATTAGCCGCAAATTTCTCCACAAAAGGATAAgtagtttttatttatttatttatttatttatttaaactgAGCCTCCATTGATCATTGATGTGCAAAAAGTTACAAGTTAAGTTTGGCATCCCAAACTTTGTACATGATCATTGAGATGAGACTAGAATACTTGATCTATCCTAACCAAAAAACCCAAGGCCTCAGTGGCATGTATACCTAAGGTGGGTCAACAAAAGGATAAGTAGTTGAATACTTGAATCTGAAACCAACTGTTGGTCCACAATTAACAGCCCCTTGTTGCTCATAATGTTCTTGTAGTATAAATTGTCCCATACCATTGGAGTTACATGGTCGTTTCTGGCGTATTCAACTGCTTTGGGGTCGGGTTGTGGATTTGGGCATCGGGTCTTGAGGTAATTGGCAAAGTCCGGGTCTAACATTGGATCAACAGTTGGGTAAAGTCTGTGTACTATGTTTACACAATGAACTCGTCCTACTGTGTGCGCCCCTGCATCCAGCACAAATGACCATTATACTCGTGTTATATGTTCCATTTTATGTaacactattattattattttggaaAGTCAAATAAGTTTAGTTTTTCTTTTCTATGATCTTCTtaatttgtttttaaaattttcttGAATTACTAACTATACAAACTTAGCTTATACTAGTAGTTGTTCAAATGCAtaatttttcttttaaagaaCTTGAAGAATATAAGCTGGAATTCACATAGAAATTAGGTATATACTTCTACTTTCGTACTCCAATTACATCCCTTCACATAAAATGGGAGGGAAGGAGCTACTAAAAAGCAAGAATTAGCAAGGgacaaattttgtagctaaataGCAAATTTCGTCACTAATCCTATGTAGCGATGAATCATCAAAAAATATTGTTAGCTACGAGCAGTTTAGCGACGAAATTCATAGCTAatttctatatattttttttaaactaatAGTTAATTCAAAAAGTGTTTATGCTTTATGCACTGACATGACAGTATAAAACATCGTTACATTATCAAATTAAGTTGATCTATACAAACATTACGTTTTCAAGTTAAGCCTAACGGTAACTTGAAAAATAGAGAAACAATTGACTATTAAATTACATTGATAGTGTAAGTATTCTTTAGGCAAAATGCATATAACTTAAGCACTTTGgaggataaaaaaaaaacagaatctCTACATAATGAACAATTAATAAGTTCTTCCGTTCCGAACTTTTCTAGAAAAGTTTTATGGGAATTGATATTTACCAAGTAGAGCAACTGTTCCTTGAGTATCAACACCAATAGACAGAAATCGGGAAAGAACTAATGACATCGAATCATTGTGATTAGGAATAAAATTCTCAACTTCTGCTAAGTAGCTGTCTTTGCTGTCCCTCCTGCCAGTTTTCATTTCAATCTGTGGCCCTCCTAACTGTGTCAAAAATTATAGAGTAAAATTAGCCATAAAAATATAATTCGTTTAATTTAGTCAAGTTTGGATGACAGGTTAATGATTTGTTCATTTTTTAATCCAATTCATCTTGACTCGTTCAAATTCATCATATCTAAAGTTGGCTGATCCTGATTTGGGCTTAGTATGTATCCAAATTGatccatgagaaatcttgtcaaaagatttaaataaaatcctttttatttgaatataatatatataactaTAATAAAAAAGAATAGAAAGTTTTATTAGTTTTATCTGATATTTAAACAGATTATAACAAAACAAATTTGGTAAGAATTGGGCAGGTTGATTCAGTCCATATAAGCTCAATTATTCTGAATATGGTTGGATCCATTCATTGATTCAATGTATTTTAACCTGTCCAAATTCAGCCTATACCGCTATTTGTCATTCATACGGTGAAAGGACTCACTTTTGTAAGGAAAAAATGTAGTTGAGAGGAGTTTAAAATACATTAACTTACCATGACAATACCATCCCTAGCAGAGAGAGCAACAATATCAGCACAAGAAACAGTGTCGGGACATTCATTCTCAAGGGCCTCTTTGATAGTCTCTATATACTTGAAATTTCTCATCCCAAAGTTCCTTTGAGATTCTTCTCTGATTTTTGTTCCTTTGTTGTGTCCAACAGTATTGATGCATCACATGACTTCAAGACCAATGTTCACCATTTCATTGAGCTATAACGTTCATGACTTGCCACAATAATAAAAACTTGTGTTGTTCGGACTCTTCAAAATGCTATCATATTTGTGTCAGTCCTTAAAGAAACACACTATTTTTAGAGGATTGGACACGCATCTGACGGTATTTTTAAAGAATCCGAGCAATATAAATAATAAGTCCTCTTTGTGTTCAATTTTATATGGtactctttcctttttaaaacTTTCACAAAAAAGGGAcacatttatatatttgaaaactctttaatttcaactcCTTAATAACATAATTTTATACCCATAGAAATGGTATGGCGTGGTTAAAGACCACAAGTTCTAAGGGTACGTACTTTTGGTAtgtaccaattttttttaaaaatatttgtatCAAGTCAAACACAATTATATAAAATGAGTGACGAAGAATATATTTCCATTAATTTCTCGATTGATGGGTATCAGTATTACctttgtttaccccgaaattgggaaaccaattgaatttgtacgcaggtataggatatgtgcttgaatcttgatgtatatttgatagcggaaaataagcgtgtgagtatttggcgataaaacggctagtaacagtgatttgcttaatttgctacggacatgaacatttagaagccatgttgaatacttaatggaagaaacacaacgtaaatggaaacaaacggccttggccggatcagatattgagagagagattgcatatatatttttctattacaagtgttcttggaggatgaagaagccaacccttacaaacgagggggatgtgctctatttatagtgtgacctccatgggtctcatatgatgtgagctaataaaataatagcaacaaggacagctctgcacgaaTTTGGtaggattagactgacggcgccgtctgacacacgcatggtgggtagttgaccaggacaggacgttactggcgcgtaacccgcgtgcaacggccacccggaccaacggctactcggaccaacggccacacggaccaacggctactcggaccaacagccgtacggaccaacggctatacggaccaacggccacgaatgctcgggtcaccgggcttggtcgttccaatgacgaagaaggcagatcagtcggccccctcgctccaccggtttgccttgcatccggtttttaccgtatacagatagccccacacttcccggatctctgatctatcggagtaacggggagtggataacttccgaaaccggtggccctgtcagctcgtcgttaccttcttatttcttcgttttgaatgtttgccattattttggtcatgatcgttggtccgttttaggacaggtcgactcatagtcgttaattcaccgtgcccgtgggacttatccgatgcttcataagttcagatgtctccgaattacgataggcattttcttcagggtcggtattttttcaaccttggcaaagtttttgatgtagcaatccccgttttgggggaatttgccgagctttggcttgggtcattgtgaccttgtcgcctttgtcgaatttcgggcacaatcctcgatatagagtatgtgagtggggcagtgccggaatacggcggttaccatcggggcgaagtccttttaacagaaagacacccaagattttgttataccagcttttgatgactttgcttttgcaaaatgtttgtacatatgagaattttaattccttctgccttgttgtagtaaatgaaaaatgggacacgattcattatgatcgtttggtccttacatcggaggctatggccggtggccgggccttagttttgccgtagcaaatgttgaatgggacacgattcattatgatcgtttggtccttacatcggaggctgtggccggtggccgggccttagttttgccgtagcaaatgttgaatgggacacgattcattatgatcgtttggtccttacatcggaggctgtggtcggtggccgggccttagttttgccgtagcaaatgttgaatgggacacgattcattatgatcgtttggtccttacaccgaaacctaatgcagaaggtccggtcttgatttgttgagctcctccatTTTCcattaaccggggtaaacctcgatgtgggtataagtcccctagtgcttatccgagctgcaagatcaggcgagcgctatcaagcccccactcgtaggccgtgaccccgAGTTCCCGGCAGTTTGTCCTTattttgttaagtaacacgttgtacttgttgcctcattaaaagcCTTGTCGagaaacccattttgggacaaaaccgtactaaagaaaagagtgcaacacgcgttttcagacctagatcctaactttatccggtacttgactttctgcaaaaaagaaaaaggttaaacatgaggtgtccataccttagcagtaatatcccttcaaatgagccacgttcCGGTTGTTGCACAATCGCTTCCCGTCCACGGATTCCAGCTGACACGATCCTTTTCCCGTTACcttggttatcttgtacggtctttcccagttcggacccagttttcctccgttgggattcttggtgctcaaggtatctttccgaagcaccaagtccccaacttagaaatgtcaaaaattggttctccgattgtagtaccttcccattctctgcttctgggttgcaatatggaccaacgcgttttcgcgaagttcatctgtgagatcgagtttcacagttgtggcctcctcgtttgactcctcggtggtataccctaaccggggactcggcccgtttatcacccccgcccggagaaatgactcgggccatcccttgatttttctgacctgaagcttggttttcgagagtatggccgatacctttccctcgatggtccggcctccggttcgtaattctttcgtgatctctccgagcttttATCCATTTTTACGGGGCCCGAGGGAAgatcgagttggtcatcctctatccgaatttttgactcgtatcggttatggacatccgcccaggtcacagcctcgtattccagcaagctttcctttaatttgaacgaagccgtcgagctctgaacattgagcccctttgtgaaagcttgtgcggcccattcctctggaaccggggggagttccattcgttccctttggaaccggttgacaaattcacgcaatagctccttgtctctttgggctatacggaaaatatccgcctttcgagcctgcacctttttggctccggcgtgtgctcttatgaaggcatcggcgagcatttcgaaagaagtgattgaatgctcgggcagatgatcgtaccaagtcaatgctccttttgacagagtttccccgaacattttcagcaacacggattcgatttcatcatcttccatatcattgccttttatagcacaggcatatgaggtcacgtgttcgtgagggtccgttgtgccgtcatatttttggatatccggcattttgaacctcttcgggatcaatttcggagcggcactcggaggaaaaggcctttggatgtacctctttgaatccggccttttcaaaataggcggagcccccgggatttgatccacccgagagttgtatgtctccacccttttttcggtcgagtccacccgcttcgccaatgtttcgagcattctcagaacctcggtggatggaccagcttcggagccattgctttcaaccatccgtgcctcatctcttctgggttcagcaacactcttcgccttttccggggtcgttttacctcttccgttttgcagctgggctattgtgattccctgttcggcaatcgccgctctctgttcctgcaacatttaaaaaattaaacgcaagtcaatattatcattcggggtatccggttctttccggacttgtgtcccggacaaagtaattgaattattagtatttaaagggtcagtggtgtttggcaatcctcgtggcccgctgccttcattttcggccacgatctcgttgttgttgacgtgaccagattgtccactgtaaGCTATTTGGTCCGTTTCTTCCGAGACGGACATCAGATGTTtccgattttgatgggtaagatagagatcaagatcaaagatcactattatcctagccccacggtgggcgccaaactgtttaccccgaaattgggataccaattgaatttgtacgcgagtataggatatgtgcttggatcttgatgtatatTTGATAGCGGAAAATAAGTGTGTGAGTATTTGGCGATAAAACGGCTAGTAACGGTGATTTGCTACGGACATGAACAtttagaagccatgttgaatacttaatggaagaaacacaacgtaaatggaaacaaacggccttggccggatcagatattgagagagagattgcatatatatttttctattacaagtgttcttggaggatgaagaagccaacccttacaaacgagggggatgtgctctatttatagtgtgacctccatgggtctcatatgatgtgagctaataaaataatagcaacaaggacagctctgcacgaaTTTGGtaggattagactgacggcgccgtctgacacacgcatggtgggtagttgaccaggacaggacgttactggcgcgtaacccgcgtgcaacggccacccggaccaacgactactcggaccaacggccacacggaccaacggctactcggtaGGTTTTAATAGGTTTTAAAGCATAAAATAATGCAGAAATGTACTTCAACCGGATCTAAGATTTGTTCATACCAACTCCACTAATCATGTTTAACAACCACTTGTAAAATAAGAATTCGATTGCAATAGCCTAATAGGGCGCTCATTGATCCATATTCATAATAGCAAGCAGATCATAACCACCATTAATTTCACTACAAATAACCATTTTCCACCCTCCCACCATCTAATTTAAGTAAATCTGAACCCACTGCTTTTAAATCTCTTGCGACATCATGgcaaaataagaacttttggAGCCTtcagttttttatttatttatattatatattctTGAGTTGGGTGGTTCATTTCATAGATTGTCACCCAATTTCAATCTGTTGCCCTAAAGTTGCTAAATTATCTTTTGTAAGAGAAAAAAATCATTCTACTTTACTTAAGTATCACGTCACGGAATCCATGTGTAGGAGAAAAGGGGATTTAATGTCGGAGAAGAACATAGATTATGGACATGATTTGGATTATTTTTGTGTGGTTTGGTCACCCTGTCCCTTTGTTAGTTAAGCAAAGACTAGCACGAAAAACATTAGTTCTTGTCAACTCATTTTCCGCCCAGAAAGATTAGTGAGAAATTTCATAGTGGGAGTGCAACAACAGCAAATTTTGTGAAGCATAAGCTTTGGTGTTTGGTAATTTGGTTGATGACTTTTAATACCAAGCACCTTCCCcactagtaatttttttttagtttaatcCGCATATTAGCAGCATTGTGAAGGATTAATGGAGCAAATCAACTAAACCATCGATGTGGTAATGAAAAGCCTTTTAGCTAGGTTTTAAGTGATGTGGTGGATATGATGGAACTTTATTTTTAGTTTAGAGGAGAAAAGGAGAAAATGTGGTTTGCTAAGGTGTATGAAGTGAAGATCAATTAAACAGCTCTTTACTATCACTTTGTCTTATTGAATTAAAGAGTTAATAATATATTTATGCACGTCATACAAG is drawn from Lycium barbarum isolate Lr01 chromosome 8, ASM1917538v2, whole genome shotgun sequence and contains these coding sequences:
- the LOC132605407 gene encoding peroxidase 21-like, translating into MRNFKYIETIKEALENECPDTVSCADIVALSARDGIVMLGGPQIEMKTGRRDSKDSYLAEVENFIPNHNDSMSLVLSRFLSIGVDTQGTVALLGAHTVGRVHCVNIVHRLYPTVDPMLDPDFANYLKTRCPNPQPDPKAVEYARNDHVTPMVWDNLYYKNIMSNKGLLIVDQQLVSDKTTYPFVEKFAANNSYLTSLLTL